The Camelina sativa cultivar DH55 chromosome 14, Cs, whole genome shotgun sequence genome includes a window with the following:
- the LOC104739222 gene encoding DExH-box ATP-dependent RNA helicase DExH2-like isoform X1 → MQVVLIAGETGCGKTTQVPQYLLDHMWYSKQEACKIICTQPRRISAISVSDRISWERGETIGKTVGYKVRLQSEGGRGSSVVFCTNGILLRVLIGKGVNSCVPDITHIIVDEIHERDSYSDFMLMILRDLLPSNPHLRLILMSATLDAERFSEYFGGCPVVRVPGFTHPVRTYFLEDALSVLISDKNNHLLSADSNLPSNKHDFKDEEKVALDEAIDLAWTNDEFDCLLDLISSEGSHEVYNYQNLTTGLTPLMVFAGKGRVSDVCKLLSFGANCTLKSKEGITALEVAEKENQIETAQIIREHADNIQSNSQQAQVLLDKYMATMKPEEVDVGLIVKLMKKICSDSKDGAILVFLPGWEEIRKTKEKLLENPHFADSGKFSILCLHSRVPAEEQKKVFDRPRRGCRKIVLATNIAESAVTIDDVVYVIDSGRMKEKSYDPFNDVSTLQSSWVSKANAKQRAGRAGRCQPGVCYHLYSKLREASLPEYRVPEVKRMPVDELCLQVKMLDPNCDVNDFLQKLMDPPVAQSIANALIILKDIGALTPQEELTELGQKFGQLPVHPRISKMIYFAVLVNCLDPALILACAADEKDPFIMPLLPGDRKKANAAKHELASLYGDHSDHLATVAAFQCWKNAKESGRANEFCSKYFISQIVMKRLDDLCRKLQGELKRHGVIPSSSNCSLNAHDPGILRAVIAVGLYPMLGRMCPVSKNQTRSIVETITGAKVRVPSLSNNVDMSSTKYDEALIVFDEITRGDWGVQIRSCTVLPTLPLLLFSREIAVSPTESYDADKSDDEEDHVVENVGDTMDIDKEGVRAGEKVMLAPENPVKVIVDRWLPFKVTALEIAQMYIMRERLMASILFKVKHPKENMPPHLGASMYAIACILSYDSLARSSVQTVAVQPIASVPDATSPKDDIPSANPNELQEHDPKTTPMGSKLANKLGLGNMEESVPSNLADRNEQPDPNTARVEDVSAATQQKKIQSESKRCKSPNNVDLGNIEENLGSMEVNTPSDLANGNEQKDPKSVCKLDLGREKESIPSNLAHGNEQRDPNTSQTEDASAAKQPEKKRSRSKRRKSGNDMDLGMMETSKPSDLANGNELTEPKSANNLDLGNMEENMPSDLTKDNEQTELNLPNKSNYGNMEESLPFNLANVNEQPDPSTTLMEAASSAKQPKNKRSRSKKHKSDNNLELGNIEENKPSDLANGNERKEPKLVRRLDPDKEKESIPLNLVSGNEEPDPNTAPAAKKPKRKKRKLAKNFDSGNSMEEKVPSTDGQQEQCGEKTERKSGNKSEKVSVPSNPV, encoded by the exons ATGCAGGTTGTTCTTATTGCTGGTGAAACTGGTTGTGGGAAAACTACTCAG GTGCCTCAATATCTTCTAGATCATATGTGGTATAGTAAGCAAGAAGCGTGCAAAATCATTTGCACCCAACCACGTCGTATCTCAGCTATTTCAG TTTCTGATAGAATATCTTGGGAAAGAGGTGAAACTATTGGGAAAACCGTCGGCTACAAG GTTCGACTGCAAAGTGAAGGTGGAAGAGGGTCATCTGTTGTTTTCTGTACAAATGGCATTCTATTGAGGGTGCTTATAGGCAAAGGCGTGAACAGCTGTGTTCCTGATATAACTCACATTATTGTG GATGAAATCCATGAAAGGGACTCCTACTCTGATTTCATGTTAATGATTTTAAG AGACTTGCTTCCATCTAATCCTCATCTCCGACTG ATTTTAATGAGTGCTACTCTTGATGCTGAGAGGTTTTCCGAATATTTCGGAGGTTGCCCGGTTGTCCGGGTGCCTGGATTCACTCATCCA GTCCGAACCTATTTTCTGGAAGATGCACTTTCTGTCCTGATATCAGACAAGAATAATCATCTACTTTCTGCTGACTCGAACTTACCAAGTAACAAGCATGAttttaaagatgaagaaaaagttgcTTTAGACGAAGCAATAGACTTGGCATGGACAAATGATGAGTTTGATTGTCTCTTAGATCTAATTTCTTCTGAAGGAAGTCATGAGGTTTACAATTACCAGAATTTAACGACCGGGCTAACACCACTTATGGTCTTTGCTGGAAAGGGCAGGGTTAGCGATGTCTGCAAGCTCCTTTCATTTGGCGCTAACTGTACACTGAAGTCCAAAGAAGGTATAACCGCATTAGAAGTGGCCGAAAAAGAGAATCAAATTGAAACTGCTCAAATAATCAGGGAACATGCAGATAACATCCAGTCCAATTCTCAGCAAGCACAAGTCTTACTTGATAAGTATATGGCGACAATGAAACCAGAAGAAGTAGATGTGGGTCTTATAGTGAAGTTAATGAAGAAAATATGCAGCGATTCAAAAGATGGTGCCATTCTTGTTTTTCTACCTGGATGGGAGGAAATcaggaaaacaaaagagaaattgcTTGAGAATCCCCATTTTGCAGATAGTGGTAAATTCAGTATTCTATGTCTTCACTCACGGGTTCCGGCTGAGGAACAGAAGAAAGTTTTTGATCGCCCCCGTCGAGGTTGTCGCAAAATTGTGCTTGCGACCAATATTGCTGAATCAGCAGTTACTATCGATGATGTGGTTTATGTGATAGATAGCGGCCGGATGAAGGAAAAGAGTTATGACCCTTTTAATGATGTGTCAACGCTCCAATCTTCTTGGGTATCAAAAGCAAATGCAAAACAGAGGGCTGGTCGAGCAGGCCGTTGTCAACCAGGCGTTTGTTATCATCTATATTCTAAACTCCGGGAAGCGTCTTTGCCCGAATATAGAGTTCCTGAAGTTAAGAGAATGCCAGTGGATGAACTCTGCTTGCAG GTTAAGATGCTGGATCCGAATTGCGACGTAAATGATTTCCTTCAGAAATTGATGGACCCGCCTGTTGCTCAAAGTATTGCAAATGCCTTAATCATCCTTAAAGATATTGGAGCGTTGACTCCTCAAGAAGAGCTGACAGAACTTGGACAGAAATTTGGTCAGCTTCCAGTTCATCCTCGGATTAGCAAGATGATTTATTTCGCCGTATTAGTGAACTGTTTAGATCCAGCACTTATTCTGGCATGTGCAGCCGACGAGAAGGATCCGTTTATCATGCCCTTGTTGCCAGGTGATAGAAAAAAAGCTAATGCTGCAAAACATGAACTTGCATCACTTTATGGGGACCATAGTGATCATCTTGCGACTGTCGCGGCTTTTCAGTGCTggaaaaatgcaaaagaaagtGGTCGAGCTAACGAGTTTTGTTCAAAGTACTTCATCTCCCAAATTGTAATGAAGAGGCTGGATGATCTGTGTCGCAAGCTTCAGGGAGAACTTAAAAGACATGGGGTCATCCCTAGCAGTTCAAACTGTAGCCTGAATGCTCATGATCCGGGTATTCTCCGTGCTGTTATAGCAGTAGGATTGTACCCTATGTTGGGAAGGATGTGCCCAGTTTCCAAGAACCAGACAAGATCTATCGTAGAGACTATTACTGGAGCCAAAGTTCGTGTGCCCTCGCTATCAAACAATGTCGACATGTCCTCTACCAAGTATGACGAAGCTTTAATTGTTTTTGATGAGATTACTCGAGGAGATTGGGGTGTGCAGATAAGAAGCTGCACTGTTCTTCCCACTTTACCTTTGTTACTTTTTTCAAGAGAGATAGCCGTGTCTCCTACAGAGAGCTATGATGCTGATAAGAGTGACGACGAGGAAGACCACGTAGTAGAAAATGTAGGAGACACGATGGACATAGATAAAGAAGGTGTTAGGGCTGGAGAGAAAGTAATGCTTGCGCCGGAAAATCCAGTAAAGGTAATAGTGGATCGGTGGCTGCCTTTCAAGGTTACAGCTCTTGAAATTGCTCAAATGTACATCATGAGAGAGAGGCTAATGGCGTCCATATTGTTCAAG GTTAAACATCCAAAGGAAAATATGCCGCCTCATCTCGGTGCTTCTATGTATGCAATAGCTTGTATTCTCTCATATGATAGCCTCGCTCGATCTTCGGTTCAAACTGTAGCTGTGCAACCTATTGCTTCAGTGCCAGATGCAACGAGTCCCAAAGATGACATACCTTCCGCTAACCCCAATGAGCTTCAGGAGCATGACCCGAAAACTACTCCAATGGGGTCAAAGCTAGCCAACAAGTTGGGTTTGGGTAATATGGAAGAGAGCGTGCCTTCAAATCTCGCTGATAGGAATGAGCAACCTGACCCAAACACTGCTCGAGTGGAAGATGTTTCAGCGGCTacacaacaaaagaagatacaGTCAGAGTCCAAAAGGTGCAAGTCGCCCAACAATGTGGATTTGGGGAACATTGAAGAGAACTTGGGGAGCATGGAAGTGAACACTCCTTCTGATCTGGCTAATGGGAATGAGCAAAAAGACCCTAAGTCAGTCTGCAAGTTGGATCTGGGTAGGGAGAAAGAGAGCATTCCTTCTAATCTCGCCCATGGAAACGAGCAACGTGACCCAAACACTTCTCAAACGGAAGATGCTTCAGCGGCTAAGCAACCAGAAAAGAAGCGATCAAGGTCCAAAAGACGCAAATCAGGCAACGATATGGATTTGGGGATGATGGAAACTAGCAAGCCTTCCGATCTGGCAAATGGGAATGAGCTAACAGAGCCTAAGTCAGCCAACAACTTGGATTTAGGGAATATGGAAGAGAACATGCCTTCTGATCTGACTAAGGATAATGAGCAAACGGAGCTTAATCTACCTAACAAATCTAATTATGGTAACATGGAAGAGAGCTTGCCTTTCAATCTTGCTAATGTGAATGAACAACCTGACCCAAGCACTACTCTAATGGAAGCTGCTTCATCGGCtaaacaaccaaaaaataagCGATCAAGGTCCAAAAAGCACAAATCCGACAACAACCTGGAGTTGGGGAACATTGAAGAGAACAAGCCTTCTGATCTGGCTAATGGGAATGAGCGAAAAGAGCCTAAGTTAGTCAGGCGGTTGGATCcggacaaagagaaagagagcatTCCACTGAATCTTGTCAGTGGTAATGAGGAACCTGACCCAAACACTGCTCCAGCGGCtaagaaaccaaaaaggaaaaaacgcAAATTAGCTAAGAACTTTGATTCGGGTAACAGTATGGAAGAGAAAGTACCTTCTACTGATGGGCAACAAGAACAATGCGGTGAAAAAACAGAGCGAAAGTCAGGGAACAAGTCAGAAAAAGTGAGCGTACCTTCCAATCCAGTGTGA
- the LOC104743171 gene encoding uncharacterized protein LOC104743171, whose product MSSPDLDNEYDEFFDEHFGNLFQNCLDDYGNDQQPTTSRRPRAYIDRQHEEGHIQLWNDYFSENATFSAGSFRRRFRMNKSLFIRIVEALSNEVSYFQQRRDATKRLGLSGLQKCTTAIRILAYGCASDAVDEYLRLADSTAMQCLENFVEGIIYLFQDTYLRRPTSEDLQRLLNLGEDRGFPGMIGSIDCMHWEWKNCPTAWKGQYSRGSGKPTIVLEAVASQDLWIWHAFFGPPGTLNDINVLDRSPVFDDILEGRAPRVDYFVNGRHYNMAYYLTDGIYPRWATFIQSISLPQDPKASLFARCQEAARKDVERAFGVLQARFAIVKNPALFLDKAKIGKIMRACIILHNMIVEDERDGYSLYNTAEFHQREGSRTSRVDLTYSTDRINNLDEVIGDWNQVRDTTQHRRLKADLVEHIWQKFGTTRY is encoded by the coding sequence ATGTCTTCCCCAGATTTAGATAATGAATATGATGAATTTTTTGATGAACATTTTGGCAATCTATTCCAAAATTGCCTAGATGATTATGGCAATGATCAACAACCAACTACTTCAAGGCGGCCAAGAGCTTATATTGATAGACAACACGAAGAAGGGCATATTCAAttatggaatgattatttcagcgAAAATGCTACGTTCTCTGCTGGTAGTTTCCGTCGTCGTTTTCGAATGAACAAATCATTGTTCATTCGTATTGTTGAGGCACTATCCAATGAAGTATCATATTtccaacaaagaagagatgctaccAAAAGGTTGGGTCTGTCTGGATTACAAAAGTGTACAACAGCCATTCGTATTTTGGCATATGGGTGTGCATCTGATGCGGTTGACGAGTACCTCCGCCTCGCAGATAGCACCGCAATGCAATGCTTGGAAAATTTTGTGGAgggaattatatatttgtttcaagaTACGTACCTAAGAAGACCTACATCAGAGGATCTCCAACGATTACTCAATTTAGGAGAGGACCGcggatttcccgggatgatcGGAAGCattgattgtatgcattgggaatggaagaattgtccaacaGCTTGGAAAGGACAGTATTCTCGTGGATCTGGAAAACCTACAATCGTTTTAGAGGCTGTGGCATCGCAAGATCTCTGGATTTGGCATGCATTTTTTGGTCCTCCAGGTActttaaatgatatcaatgttcttgaCCGTTCACCAGTTTTTGATGACATCTTAGAAGGTCGAGCTCCGAGAGTAGATTACTTTGTCAACGGACGACATTACAATATGGCTTACTACCTCACTGATGGTATATATCCGAGATGGGCAACATTCATCCAATCAATTTCACTTCCACAAGACCCGAAAGCATCATTATTTGCAAGGTGTCAAGAAGCTGCCCGAAAAGATGTCGAAcgtgcttttggagtcttgcaagctcgtTTTGCGATTGTTAAAAATCCTGCACTTTTTTTGGATAAGGCAAAAATAGGAAAGATAATGCgagcatgtatcatattgcacaatatgatagtagaagaTGAACGAGATGGATACAGCCTGTACAATACAGCAGAATTCCATCAACGAGAAGGAAGTCGGACTTCACGTGTCGATTTAACATATTCTACAGATAGGATTAACAACCTCGACGAAGTGATTGGTGATTGGAATCAAGTTCGTGATACAACGCAACATCGACGGCTTAAAGCTGATTTGGTTGAacatatctggcaaaaatttggcACAACTCGATATTAG
- the LOC104739222 gene encoding DExH-box ATP-dependent RNA helicase DExH2-like isoform X2: MVRKKKNTKHITLCATTEAWATKLLEEFRASGNDSYVFEQHLTNGERGIIHQMCRRMGLQSKSHGSGEERRLTLFKSKAGSGDGISKSESKHKYETRNQKGREGDGFSNSYSKHKYETRFQKGGAPRKKMIPQEKLKCVSFPPEAKAVLHDLFTRYPPCDGDTTGTALGIYTGNARSNWKDEFFLKPQLTKNDIKKNAASLNSRLETDKRFRQIFEARAKLPITSFRDAIISAVESNQVVLIAGETGCGKTTQVPQYLLDHMWYSKQEACKIICTQPRRISAISVSDRISWERGETIGKTVGYKVRLQSEGGRGSSVVFCTNGILLRVLIGKGVNSCVPDITHIIVDEIHERDSYSDFMLMILRDLLPSNPHLRLILMSATLDAERFSEYFGGCPVVRVPGFTHPVRTYFLEDALSVLISDKNNHLLSADSNLPSNKHDFKDEEKVALDEAIDLAWTNDEFDCLLDLISSEGSHEVYNYQNLTTGLTPLMVFAGKGRVSDVCKLLSFGANCTLKSKEGITALEVAEKENQIETAQIIREHADNIQSNSQQAQVLLDKYMATMKPEEVDVGLIVKLMKKICSDSKDGAILVFLPGWEEIRKTKEKLLENPHFADSGKFSILCLHSRVPAEEQKKVFDRPRRGCRKIVLATNIAESAVTIDDVVYVIDSGRMKEKSYDPFNDVSTLQSSWVSKANAKQRAGRAGRCQPGVCYHLYSKLREASLPEYRVPEVKRMPVDELCLQVKMLDPNCDVNDFLQKLMDPPVAQSIANALIILKDIGALTPQEELTELGQKFGQLPVHPRISKMIYFAVLVNCLDPALILACAADEKDPFIMPLLPGDRKKANAAKHELASLYGDHSDHLATVAAFQCWKNAKESGRANEFCSKYFISQIVMKRLDDLCRKLQGELKRHGVIPSSSNCSLNAHDPGILRAVIAVGLYPMLGRMCPVSKNQTRSIVETITGAKVRVPSLSNNVDMSSTKYDEALIVFDEITRGDWGVQIRSCTVLPTLPLLLFSREIAVSPTESYDADKSDDEEDHVVENVGDTMDIDKEGVRAGEKVMLAPENPVKVIVDRWLPFKVTALEIAQMYIMRERLMASILFKVKHPKENMPPHLGASMYAIACILSYDSLARSSVQTVAVQPIASVPDATSPKDDIPSANPNELQEHDPKTTPMGSKLANKLGLGNMEESVPSNLADRNEQPDPNTARVEDVSAATQQKKIQSESKRCKSPNNVDLGNIEENLGSMEVNTPSDLANGNEQKDPKSVCKLDLGREKESIPSNLAHGNEQRDPNTSQTEDASAAKQPEKKRSRSKRRKSGNDMDLGMMETSKPSDLANGNELTEPKSANNLDLGNMEENMPSDLTKDNEQTELNLPNKSNYGNMEESLPFNLANVNEQPDPSTTLMEAASSAKQPKNKRSRSKKHKSDNNLELGNIEENKPSDLANGNERKEPKLVRRLDPDKEKESIPLNLVSGNEEPDPNTAPAAKKPKRKKRKLAKNFDSGNSMEEKVPSTDGQQEQCGEKTERKSGNKSEKVSVPSNPV; this comes from the exons atggtgaggaagaagaagaatacgaAACATATTACTCTCTGCGCAACCACTGAGGCTTGGGCCACTAAGCTCCTTGAGGAGTTTCGCGCCTCCGGGAACGATT CTTACGTCTTTGAGCAGCATCTTACAAATGGCGAACGTGGCATTATCCATCAGATGTGCCGACGGATGGGTCTCCAATCAAAAAGTCACGG GAGTGGGGAAGAAAGGCGTCTAActctttttaaaagtaaagctGGGAGTGGAGACGGCATTTCAAAGTCAGAGAGCAAGCATAAGTATGAAACCAGAAATCagaaaggaagagaaggagatggcTTTTCAAATTCATACAGCAAACATAAGTATGAAACCAGATTTCAGAAAGGAGGCGCtccaagaaagaagatgatacCTCAAGAGAAGCTCAAATGTGTGTCGTTTCCACCTGAGGCAAAAGCTGTTCTCCACGACTTATTTACTCGCTATCCACCTTGTGATGGCGATACTACTGGGACAGCATTGGGTATATATACTGGAAACGCCCGCAGTAATTGGAAAGATGAATTCTTCCTGAAACCTCAGTTGACAAAAAACGATATTAAAAAGAACGCGGCATCTCTGAATTCTAGACTGGAAACAGATAAACGTTTTCGACAG ATCTTTGAAGCACGAGCAAAGCTTCCCATCACATCTTTTCGCGACGCCATTATATCTGCAGTGGAATCCAATCAG GTTGTTCTTATTGCTGGTGAAACTGGTTGTGGGAAAACTACTCAG GTGCCTCAATATCTTCTAGATCATATGTGGTATAGTAAGCAAGAAGCGTGCAAAATCATTTGCACCCAACCACGTCGTATCTCAGCTATTTCAG TTTCTGATAGAATATCTTGGGAAAGAGGTGAAACTATTGGGAAAACCGTCGGCTACAAG GTTCGACTGCAAAGTGAAGGTGGAAGAGGGTCATCTGTTGTTTTCTGTACAAATGGCATTCTATTGAGGGTGCTTATAGGCAAAGGCGTGAACAGCTGTGTTCCTGATATAACTCACATTATTGTG GATGAAATCCATGAAAGGGACTCCTACTCTGATTTCATGTTAATGATTTTAAG AGACTTGCTTCCATCTAATCCTCATCTCCGACTG ATTTTAATGAGTGCTACTCTTGATGCTGAGAGGTTTTCCGAATATTTCGGAGGTTGCCCGGTTGTCCGGGTGCCTGGATTCACTCATCCA GTCCGAACCTATTTTCTGGAAGATGCACTTTCTGTCCTGATATCAGACAAGAATAATCATCTACTTTCTGCTGACTCGAACTTACCAAGTAACAAGCATGAttttaaagatgaagaaaaagttgcTTTAGACGAAGCAATAGACTTGGCATGGACAAATGATGAGTTTGATTGTCTCTTAGATCTAATTTCTTCTGAAGGAAGTCATGAGGTTTACAATTACCAGAATTTAACGACCGGGCTAACACCACTTATGGTCTTTGCTGGAAAGGGCAGGGTTAGCGATGTCTGCAAGCTCCTTTCATTTGGCGCTAACTGTACACTGAAGTCCAAAGAAGGTATAACCGCATTAGAAGTGGCCGAAAAAGAGAATCAAATTGAAACTGCTCAAATAATCAGGGAACATGCAGATAACATCCAGTCCAATTCTCAGCAAGCACAAGTCTTACTTGATAAGTATATGGCGACAATGAAACCAGAAGAAGTAGATGTGGGTCTTATAGTGAAGTTAATGAAGAAAATATGCAGCGATTCAAAAGATGGTGCCATTCTTGTTTTTCTACCTGGATGGGAGGAAATcaggaaaacaaaagagaaattgcTTGAGAATCCCCATTTTGCAGATAGTGGTAAATTCAGTATTCTATGTCTTCACTCACGGGTTCCGGCTGAGGAACAGAAGAAAGTTTTTGATCGCCCCCGTCGAGGTTGTCGCAAAATTGTGCTTGCGACCAATATTGCTGAATCAGCAGTTACTATCGATGATGTGGTTTATGTGATAGATAGCGGCCGGATGAAGGAAAAGAGTTATGACCCTTTTAATGATGTGTCAACGCTCCAATCTTCTTGGGTATCAAAAGCAAATGCAAAACAGAGGGCTGGTCGAGCAGGCCGTTGTCAACCAGGCGTTTGTTATCATCTATATTCTAAACTCCGGGAAGCGTCTTTGCCCGAATATAGAGTTCCTGAAGTTAAGAGAATGCCAGTGGATGAACTCTGCTTGCAG GTTAAGATGCTGGATCCGAATTGCGACGTAAATGATTTCCTTCAGAAATTGATGGACCCGCCTGTTGCTCAAAGTATTGCAAATGCCTTAATCATCCTTAAAGATATTGGAGCGTTGACTCCTCAAGAAGAGCTGACAGAACTTGGACAGAAATTTGGTCAGCTTCCAGTTCATCCTCGGATTAGCAAGATGATTTATTTCGCCGTATTAGTGAACTGTTTAGATCCAGCACTTATTCTGGCATGTGCAGCCGACGAGAAGGATCCGTTTATCATGCCCTTGTTGCCAGGTGATAGAAAAAAAGCTAATGCTGCAAAACATGAACTTGCATCACTTTATGGGGACCATAGTGATCATCTTGCGACTGTCGCGGCTTTTCAGTGCTggaaaaatgcaaaagaaagtGGTCGAGCTAACGAGTTTTGTTCAAAGTACTTCATCTCCCAAATTGTAATGAAGAGGCTGGATGATCTGTGTCGCAAGCTTCAGGGAGAACTTAAAAGACATGGGGTCATCCCTAGCAGTTCAAACTGTAGCCTGAATGCTCATGATCCGGGTATTCTCCGTGCTGTTATAGCAGTAGGATTGTACCCTATGTTGGGAAGGATGTGCCCAGTTTCCAAGAACCAGACAAGATCTATCGTAGAGACTATTACTGGAGCCAAAGTTCGTGTGCCCTCGCTATCAAACAATGTCGACATGTCCTCTACCAAGTATGACGAAGCTTTAATTGTTTTTGATGAGATTACTCGAGGAGATTGGGGTGTGCAGATAAGAAGCTGCACTGTTCTTCCCACTTTACCTTTGTTACTTTTTTCAAGAGAGATAGCCGTGTCTCCTACAGAGAGCTATGATGCTGATAAGAGTGACGACGAGGAAGACCACGTAGTAGAAAATGTAGGAGACACGATGGACATAGATAAAGAAGGTGTTAGGGCTGGAGAGAAAGTAATGCTTGCGCCGGAAAATCCAGTAAAGGTAATAGTGGATCGGTGGCTGCCTTTCAAGGTTACAGCTCTTGAAATTGCTCAAATGTACATCATGAGAGAGAGGCTAATGGCGTCCATATTGTTCAAG GTTAAACATCCAAAGGAAAATATGCCGCCTCATCTCGGTGCTTCTATGTATGCAATAGCTTGTATTCTCTCATATGATAGCCTCGCTCGATCTTCGGTTCAAACTGTAGCTGTGCAACCTATTGCTTCAGTGCCAGATGCAACGAGTCCCAAAGATGACATACCTTCCGCTAACCCCAATGAGCTTCAGGAGCATGACCCGAAAACTACTCCAATGGGGTCAAAGCTAGCCAACAAGTTGGGTTTGGGTAATATGGAAGAGAGCGTGCCTTCAAATCTCGCTGATAGGAATGAGCAACCTGACCCAAACACTGCTCGAGTGGAAGATGTTTCAGCGGCTacacaacaaaagaagatacaGTCAGAGTCCAAAAGGTGCAAGTCGCCCAACAATGTGGATTTGGGGAACATTGAAGAGAACTTGGGGAGCATGGAAGTGAACACTCCTTCTGATCTGGCTAATGGGAATGAGCAAAAAGACCCTAAGTCAGTCTGCAAGTTGGATCTGGGTAGGGAGAAAGAGAGCATTCCTTCTAATCTCGCCCATGGAAACGAGCAACGTGACCCAAACACTTCTCAAACGGAAGATGCTTCAGCGGCTAAGCAACCAGAAAAGAAGCGATCAAGGTCCAAAAGACGCAAATCAGGCAACGATATGGATTTGGGGATGATGGAAACTAGCAAGCCTTCCGATCTGGCAAATGGGAATGAGCTAACAGAGCCTAAGTCAGCCAACAACTTGGATTTAGGGAATATGGAAGAGAACATGCCTTCTGATCTGACTAAGGATAATGAGCAAACGGAGCTTAATCTACCTAACAAATCTAATTATGGTAACATGGAAGAGAGCTTGCCTTTCAATCTTGCTAATGTGAATGAACAACCTGACCCAAGCACTACTCTAATGGAAGCTGCTTCATCGGCtaaacaaccaaaaaataagCGATCAAGGTCCAAAAAGCACAAATCCGACAACAACCTGGAGTTGGGGAACATTGAAGAGAACAAGCCTTCTGATCTGGCTAATGGGAATGAGCGAAAAGAGCCTAAGTTAGTCAGGCGGTTGGATCcggacaaagagaaagagagcatTCCACTGAATCTTGTCAGTGGTAATGAGGAACCTGACCCAAACACTGCTCCAGCGGCtaagaaaccaaaaaggaaaaaacgcAAATTAGCTAAGAACTTTGATTCGGGTAACAGTATGGAAGAGAAAGTACCTTCTACTGATGGGCAACAAGAACAATGCGGTGAAAAAACAGAGCGAAAGTCAGGGAACAAGTCAGAAAAAGTGAGCGTACCTTCCAATCCAGTGTGA